In one window of Eleutherodactylus coqui strain aEleCoq1 chromosome 10, aEleCoq1.hap1, whole genome shotgun sequence DNA:
- the LOC136579849 gene encoding syncollin-like, producing the protein MRALSLCILPLLATLAMGLCPAPADVKDADGNRLCARLYADDSPYYDECCAGASLDVKPGDDIPYVLLRWTNRISSLVVGTKCELTVWSKRPKAGDTKKFTAGAQPRLVEVKRGLLGNWDNVISSYYCKCN; encoded by the coding sequence ATGAGAGccctgagtctttgcatcttgcCACTGCTGGCTACCCTGGCCATGGGGCTTTGCCCCGCACCTGCTGATGTCAAGGATGCTGATGGCAACAGGCTGTGTGCCCGTCTATATGCTGATGACAGCCCATATTATGATGAGTGCTGTGCTGGAGCCTCCTTGGATGTGAAGCCAGGAGACGATATACCTTACGTCTTGCTGAGGTGGACCAATCGCATCTCTTCATTGGTGGTCGGCACCAAATGTGAACTCACCGTCTGGTCAAAAAGACCAAAGGCAGGCGACACCAAGAAGTttactgccggggctcagccaaggCTGGTGGAGGTCAAGAGAGGACTTTTGGGAAACTGGGATAATGTAATTTCCTCCTATTACTGTAAATGTAACTGA